The Candidatus Delongbacteria bacterium genome has a segment encoding these proteins:
- a CDS encoding cytochrome c3 family protein encodes MVPAVEACFKCHELARTDSPYIQQLKTAYDAGQSFPWKRVHDLPDHVYFDHRPHVVLGIACQECHGPVETMEVVEQVLNMRMGACLSCHRGEREWSTPVPAARPDMVQVASGHPTGPTSCNACHR; translated from the coding sequence ATGGTGCCGGCCGTAGAGGCCTGTTTCAAGTGCCACGAACTGGCACGGACGGACAGCCCCTACATCCAGCAGCTCAAGACGGCCTACGACGCGGGCCAGTCCTTCCCCTGGAAGCGCGTGCACGACCTCCCCGACCACGTCTATTTCGACCATCGGCCCCACGTGGTTCTGGGCATCGCCTGCCAGGAATGCCACGGCCCGGTGGAGACCATGGAAGTGGTGGAGCAGGTCCTCAACATGCGCATGGGCGCCTGCCTGAGCTGCCACCGCGGGGAGCGCGAGTGGTCCACGCCCGTTCCCGCGGCCCGGCCCGACATGGTGCAGGTGGCCTCGGGGCACCCCACAGGTCCCACCAGTTGCAACGCTTGTCATCGATGA